Proteins encoded in a region of the Rickettsia bellii RML369-C genome:
- a CDS encoding SCO family protein: MKKHKNQMYLIKIFIALAVITGIIYLYLFYSSFEPSQIYINTKVSDKNNSQAIKFALKDQKGKVFNDKDLKGHLSLIYFGVTYSLDDENALKKIEDIIKILQKENIVVQTVFITLDPINDTSEVLKKYLENIDNNFIGLTGTIDDITQVANEFKVFYEPKTFDTETGKYELKHSNFVYLISSDGKFLKHYCLGLPKNDR; encoded by the coding sequence ATGAAAAAACACAAAAACCAAATGTACCTAATAAAAATCTTCATAGCCTTAGCTGTAATCACTGGCATAATATATCTATATTTATTTTACTCTTCGTTTGAACCATCTCAAATTTATATTAATACGAAAGTTAGTGATAAAAATAATTCTCAAGCCATCAAATTCGCTCTTAAGGATCAAAAAGGGAAAGTTTTTAATGATAAAGATTTAAAAGGACATCTAAGCCTAATTTACTTTGGCGTTACTTACTCGTTAGATGATGAGAATGCATTAAAAAAAATAGAGGATATTATAAAGATTTTACAAAAAGAAAATATCGTAGTGCAGACAGTATTTATTACTCTGGACCCAATAAATGATACAAGTGAAGTACTCAAAAAATATCTTGAAAATATAGATAATAATTTCATAGGTTTAACCGGTACAATAGATGATATTACACAGGTTGCTAATGAATTCAAAGTATTTTATGAGCCAAAAACATTTGATACAGAAACCGGTAAATATGAACTAAAACACTCTAATTTTGTATATTTAATTAGTAGCGATGGAAAGTTTCTTAAACATTATTGCTTAGGCTTACCTAAAAATGATAGGTAA
- a CDS encoding tetratricopeptide repeat protein yields MINHPKHPKHPRYIREKQISSTNSSSQESITSNKNETQTKQVEESTKTVAKLGIEKEIENIFESENFINLVNKYSDESIFSKNKKVLIILGQEQEDLNIIVNFFKDNKLSLERNTHKDWYFSKKNPVDNPEILDSFRGYVTYKSPYLNSKASTQELTLDKFLLPKILSTAPTKFILAVKNIDTTKNAEEGIKNIAQIFKKFTQLLGNVDINEGNVAIVVTDSKPDDDKERISNIFHDAIELCNFNDKQKSFINKIQDSIYLLPQVSEQAKDYKALPSFKSGNYITQNENNKITIDEKLIPYFIIQTVKNNITNEVSKFKELVYAKWEKEKSLVFKFKVSNNTDKLQKLVETIKNYKATDNSNKTIGSFLEVVKELNQILETPNSKLESFLNYLKHFSDTKLSDQHDLDIIDVKDWFSTLFAPFNKINLEAELIESFKTVLKSDEFSFVGKLNDAIKDFYQDIKNSKILDINQINNIENLKAFLKSIKDAKIQNLKDITDTLTNNIHCISFKSLDMSKIILDSISNFKKLVSSISEQEAKSLWSCITAFKSIDEKSFTEVIYSKLLHSQIAPMQGQSAYNSLGELLIATHGSIAFHNKQDELYKNQLAEIYCQHAQVVNTPSAIDLYKKAAALDSVKANIKLGNIYLQQREYAKALEYLRKTKCIDDEKKAFKGLIDEMKHNPEINDRNLADEYLLQAGYYEKHSRIDDATKAYLIAIGKMEGIVEPKDYLKLSKIYTNLAKIVLPSNNNKTEYFMQATGYKVLAEKFDIPQKIEQDTSVDLSRPIYDPKDVLLSGDNSSNDSDYYSDSGN; encoded by the coding sequence ATGATCAATCATCCTAAACACCCTAAACATCCTAGATATATTAGAGAGAAACAAATAAGCTCTACAAATAGCTCATCCCAAGAGTCAATTACCAGTAATAAAAATGAAACTCAAACAAAACAAGTAGAAGAAAGTACCAAAACTGTAGCGAAACTAGGCATAGAAAAAGAAATAGAAAATATATTCGAGAGTGAAAATTTTATTAACTTAGTTAATAAATATAGTGATGAATCTATTTTTAGTAAAAATAAGAAAGTCCTAATTATACTAGGGCAAGAACAAGAAGATCTAAATATTATAGTTAATTTTTTTAAAGATAATAAATTAAGTTTGGAACGTAATACACACAAAGATTGGTATTTTTCAAAAAAAAATCCTGTAGATAATCCAGAAATTTTAGACAGTTTTAGAGGCTATGTAACATATAAAAGTCCTTATTTAAATAGCAAAGCCTCAACACAAGAACTTACCTTAGATAAATTCTTGTTGCCAAAAATTTTGAGTACTGCTCCTACTAAATTTATATTGGCAGTAAAAAATATTGATACAACAAAAAATGCAGAAGAGGGTATAAAAAACATCGCTCAGATATTTAAAAAATTTACTCAATTACTTGGCAATGTTGATATAAATGAAGGGAATGTAGCTATAGTGGTAACTGACAGTAAGCCAGACGATGATAAAGAACGTATTTCTAATATTTTCCATGATGCTATTGAGCTTTGTAATTTTAATGATAAACAAAAATCTTTTATTAACAAGATACAAGACTCTATCTATTTATTGCCCCAAGTTAGTGAACAAGCAAAGGATTATAAAGCTTTACCAAGTTTTAAATCTGGCAATTATATAACTCAAAATGAAAATAATAAAATAACCATTGATGAAAAACTCATTCCATATTTTATAATACAGACCGTTAAGAACAATATAACAAATGAGGTCAGCAAATTTAAAGAATTAGTATATGCAAAATGGGAGAAAGAAAAGAGTTTAGTCTTTAAATTTAAAGTTTCTAATAATACTGATAAGTTGCAAAAATTAGTAGAAACCATAAAAAATTATAAAGCTACAGATAATAGTAATAAAACTATAGGAAGTTTTTTAGAAGTTGTTAAGGAGTTAAATCAGATTTTAGAAACTCCAAACTCTAAATTGGAAAGCTTCTTAAATTATTTAAAACATTTTTCTGATACTAAATTAAGTGATCAACATGATTTAGACATAATTGATGTTAAAGATTGGTTTAGCACTTTATTTGCTCCTTTTAATAAAATAAATTTAGAAGCGGAATTAATAGAGTCTTTTAAAACTGTATTAAAAAGTGATGAGTTTTCATTTGTTGGTAAGCTAAATGATGCTATTAAAGACTTTTATCAAGATATAAAAAATAGTAAGATTTTAGATATAAATCAAATAAATAACATAGAAAATCTAAAAGCTTTTTTAAAATCTATTAAAGATGCTAAGATTCAAAATTTAAAGGATATTACAGATACATTAACAAACAATATTCATTGTATATCTTTTAAATCTTTAGATATGTCTAAGATCATACTTGATAGTATAAGTAACTTTAAAAAATTAGTAAGTTCGATTAGTGAGCAAGAAGCTAAATCTCTTTGGAGTTGTATTACAGCATTTAAATCTATTGATGAAAAAAGTTTTACTGAAGTAATATATAGTAAGCTACTACATAGCCAAATAGCACCTATGCAAGGACAGAGTGCTTATAATTCGTTAGGGGAGTTATTAATAGCAACGCATGGATCTATCGCTTTTCATAATAAACAAGATGAATTGTACAAAAATCAATTAGCTGAAATTTATTGTCAGCATGCACAAGTTGTAAATACACCTTCTGCAATAGATTTATATAAAAAAGCTGCTGCTCTAGATTCTGTTAAAGCAAATATAAAACTAGGTAACATATATTTACAGCAAAGAGAATATGCAAAAGCATTAGAATATTTAAGAAAAACTAAATGTATTGATGACGAAAAGAAAGCATTTAAAGGATTAATCGATGAGATGAAGCATAATCCTGAGATAAATGATAGGAATTTAGCAGACGAGTATTTATTGCAGGCAGGATATTATGAAAAACACAGTAGAATAGATGATGCAACAAAAGCTTATCTTATTGCTATAGGTAAAATGGAAGGAATAGTTGAGCCTAAGGATTATTTAAAATTATCTAAGATATATACAAATCTAGCAAAAATAGTTTTACCGAGTAATAATAATAAAACAGAATATTTTATGCAAGCTACAGGATATAAGGTATTAGCAGAAAAATTTGATATTCCTCAAAAAATAGAACAAGATACATCTGTAGATTTATCACGCCCTATTTACGATCCTAAGGATGTTTTATTAAGTGGTGACAATAGTTCTAATGATTCTGATTATTACTCAGACTCAGGTAATTAA
- a CDS encoding DUF5394 family protein, which translates to MTQDYPADDTKKIAEQIKDALMGISDSLVLESTEVEELFEELSQSEDFEYEIEQILAILNEQTMDLTQLQSQIILLIRKYLGKTKNLKLKMLKMDEKLISKNISEVSNYLMHQHSKIVRDANKNLANQKDKLQGLTKQARIDLKRLIKSFAVYQIYMFMNPKRIAGETKLMNFAYNFIRGGMKLAQKYEGGKPRDIKSYSPKLIKKLERARAGFKKSGGISI; encoded by the coding sequence ATGACTCAAGATTATCCAGCTGATGATACAAAAAAAATTGCTGAGCAAATAAAAGATGCTTTAATGGGTATTAGTGACTCGCTTGTACTTGAAAGCACAGAAGTAGAAGAGCTTTTTGAGGAGTTGAGCCAAAGTGAAGATTTTGAATATGAGATAGAGCAGATACTTGCTATCTTAAATGAACAAACTATGGATTTAACTCAACTCCAATCGCAAATTATTTTATTGATCCGTAAATATTTAGGTAAAACTAAAAATCTAAAGCTTAAAATGCTGAAGATGGATGAAAAACTTATCAGTAAAAATATTTCCGAAGTCAGTAACTATTTAATGCATCAACATTCCAAAATTGTTAGAGATGCTAATAAAAACCTTGCAAACCAGAAAGATAAATTACAAGGCTTAACTAAGCAGGCAAGAATAGACCTAAAGCGTTTGATAAAAAGTTTTGCTGTTTATCAGATTTATATGTTTATGAATCCAAAAAGGATAGCCGGTGAGACAAAATTAATGAATTTTGCCTATAATTTTATTAGAGGTGGAATGAAATTAGCCCAAAAATATGAGGGTGGAAAGCCAAGAGATATCAAATCATATTCCCCTAAACTTATTAAAAAGCTTGAAAGAGCTCGTGCTGGTTTTAAAAAAAGCGGCGGCATTTCAATTTAA
- a CDS encoding dihydroneopterin aldolase, with translation MHLGCSSEEKHHAQAVEININLIFPTPPLATQTDNIDDTICYAETVRLIQKICQENRFNLIEYLAARIYDIIYHDLIKTKSEKVFLKVTVTKLKSPVSGVHGGISFSYSGKDSI, from the coding sequence ATACATCTTGGTTGCAGCTCCGAAGAAAAACACCATGCTCAAGCTGTAGAAATTAATATAAATTTAATTTTCCCAACTCCTCCACTAGCTACTCAAACTGATAATATCGATGATACCATTTGCTATGCAGAAACTGTAAGACTGATACAAAAGATTTGTCAGGAGAATCGCTTTAATCTTATCGAATATTTAGCAGCCCGAATATATGATATTATTTATCATGATCTTATCAAAACTAAATCAGAAAAAGTTTTTTTAAAGGTAACTGTTACTAAATTAAAATCACCAGTTTCAGGAGTACATGGCGGAATTTCTTTTTCTTACTCAGGGAAAGATAGTATATGA
- the folP gene encoding dihydropteroate synthase encodes MIYISIGSNLGNRFLNIRRALNLLKSHGFVLLRQSIIFETQAILPPNADSSWDRPYYNMVVQGTTALLPNALLTVLKKIEQQIGRKENYDKWCPRVIDLDILLWDSYHIDLPDLKIPHSQLLNRPFLIHLIASLSIECRYICPDNNLYNDKAFAEIAHLIENQGVIRSLVLNPQFVGILNITPDSFSDGGLSFHKEDAVKNFVHLMDAGSSMIDLGAQSTRPSAFMISEDEEYTGLDSVLEELKGVIEKTEALISIDSFSPEVIKRILKKYPVHCINLVKTNLDNDTLRLIADYNCKIVIMHSLTVPPQKQQCLDFDKSLIISLNIWAEQEIAKLEKCGFDRKDIIFDPGIGFGKSVYQNLHILQNIQEFKKLGCEILVGHSRKSYISTFYNSIAKERDLETIAISKYLAENGVNYLRVHNVEDHQRFFVTQAYTLNK; translated from the coding sequence ATGATTTATATTTCTATAGGCAGTAATTTAGGCAACAGGTTTTTAAATATTAGAAGAGCTCTAAATTTACTCAAAAGCCATGGTTTTGTACTACTTAGGCAATCTATTATTTTTGAGACGCAAGCTATTCTACCACCTAACGCAGATAGTAGTTGGGATAGACCATATTATAACATGGTGGTACAAGGTACTACTGCTTTATTGCCCAATGCACTGCTAACTGTGCTTAAAAAGATTGAACAGCAAATAGGCAGAAAAGAGAATTATGATAAATGGTGTCCACGAGTTATTGATCTAGATATTTTACTTTGGGATAGTTATCATATAGATTTACCAGATTTAAAAATACCTCATTCCCAATTATTAAATAGACCGTTTCTTATTCATCTTATTGCAAGCTTGAGCATAGAATGCCGTTATATTTGCCCTGATAATAACCTCTATAACGATAAAGCTTTTGCAGAAATAGCCCATTTAATTGAAAATCAAGGGGTTATACGCTCACTTGTTTTAAATCCTCAATTTGTTGGTATTTTAAATATTACTCCTGATTCTTTTTCTGATGGAGGTTTGAGTTTTCATAAGGAAGATGCCGTTAAGAATTTTGTACATTTAATGGATGCAGGATCTAGTATGATCGATCTTGGTGCTCAGTCAACACGTCCCTCTGCTTTTATGATTAGTGAGGATGAAGAATATACTGGGCTTGATAGTGTTCTTGAAGAGCTAAAAGGAGTTATAGAAAAAACAGAAGCCCTTATTAGTATCGATAGTTTTTCGCCTGAAGTGATTAAACGAATTCTAAAAAAATATCCCGTTCATTGTATTAACTTAGTTAAAACTAATTTAGATAATGATACATTACGATTAATTGCAGATTATAATTGTAAAATTGTTATTATGCATTCGCTAACCGTTCCGCCACAAAAACAGCAATGTCTTGATTTTGATAAATCTCTGATTATTAGCTTAAATATATGGGCAGAGCAAGAAATAGCAAAATTAGAAAAATGTGGATTTGATAGAAAAGATATAATTTTTGATCCGGGTATAGGTTTTGGAAAGTCTGTTTATCAAAATTTACATATATTACAAAATATTCAAGAATTTAAAAAATTAGGATGTGAGATATTAGTTGGTCACTCAAGAAAATCTTATATTTCTACTTTCTATAATTCTATCGCAAAAGAAAGAGATTTAGAAACAATAGCAATATCAAAATATTTAGCTGAAAATGGGGTCAACTATTTACGAGTGCATAATGTTGAAGATCATCAAAGATTCTTTGTAACACAGGCATATACTCTTAATAAATAA
- a CDS encoding dihydrofolate reductase produces MKNRKITGIMACDPKGVIGLKGRMPWSYPEEFEYFYQIVKNNIIVMGHKTFDSLPPKILQNCICIVFSRNTPTSDNDVFFVESLDEFWQVIEIFADKKIFMVGGAEIATFFLKQNLLDEFLLTRINNDYEGDAFFPLDLLKGWDSMMIYKTNNYQIYKFTKNAIMNI; encoded by the coding sequence ATGAAAAATAGAAAAATTACCGGCATAATGGCATGCGATCCTAAAGGAGTGATAGGGCTTAAAGGGCGGATGCCTTGGTCTTACCCTGAGGAGTTTGAGTATTTTTATCAAATAGTGAAAAATAATATTATAGTCATGGGGCATAAAACCTTTGACTCACTACCTCCTAAAATCTTACAAAACTGCATTTGCATTGTCTTTTCAAGAAATACGCCCACTTCCGATAATGATGTATTTTTTGTAGAGTCTTTAGATGAATTTTGGCAGGTAATAGAAATCTTTGCTGATAAGAAAATTTTTATGGTCGGAGGTGCAGAAATAGCTACTTTTTTTCTAAAGCAAAATCTTCTCGATGAATTTTTGCTTACAAGGATAAATAACGACTATGAAGGGGATGCTTTTTTCCCTCTTGATCTTTTAAAAGGTTGGGATTCAATGATGATTTATAAAACAAATAATTATCAAATTTACAAATTCACCAAAAATGCGATAATGAACATTTAA
- the recF gene encoding DNA replication/repair protein RecF (All proteins in this family for which functions are known are DNA-binding proteins that assist the filamentation of RecA onto DNA for the initiation of recombination or recombinational repair.), with protein sequence MKNIFLHSLIVENYRNFKNLELKTDNIPITIIGENGSGKTNILEAISLFYPGRGLRSARLADICRESEDHCSVRALLQSKLGLAEFSTQIKRISNRRTTEYNNSKIANNELSKFTSMVWLTPQMEGIFTSGTSDRRKFFDRIVYNFDPKHAELVSKYEHYMQERNKILAEDMWDNNWLKTIEEKMADTSIYIANNRLKTLEFMQQAIDDLENEFPKAELSIDGMVEQKILNGEEDVVGFIAAELHKTRDKDKLLGRTSFGVHKSDFLVKHKHKNILAKFCSTGEQKAILIAIILAEMNYAIKLTKTAPILLLDEVFVHLDDRRRNYLTEFFISINLQLWVTATDLKGIEEFGNKSQLIKL encoded by the coding sequence ATGAAAAATATTTTCTTACATTCCTTAATAGTTGAGAATTACCGTAATTTCAAAAATCTCGAGCTAAAAACCGATAACATTCCAATAACTATTATTGGTGAAAATGGCAGTGGTAAAACTAATATCTTAGAAGCAATATCGCTTTTTTATCCAGGTAGAGGTTTAAGATCAGCAAGACTTGCTGATATATGTAGAGAGTCAGAAGATCATTGCTCTGTTAGAGCTTTATTGCAAAGTAAGCTTGGGCTTGCAGAGTTTAGCACACAAATCAAACGCATATCCAATAGAAGAACAACCGAATATAATAATTCCAAAATCGCCAATAATGAATTAAGTAAATTTACCAGTATGGTATGGCTTACCCCTCAAATGGAAGGGATTTTTACGAGCGGTACTAGTGATAGAAGAAAATTTTTTGACCGAATAGTTTATAATTTTGATCCAAAACATGCAGAATTAGTTAGTAAATATGAACATTATATGCAGGAGCGGAATAAAATTCTAGCTGAAGATATGTGGGATAATAATTGGCTTAAAACTATTGAAGAAAAAATGGCTGACACTTCAATCTACATTGCTAATAATCGCCTCAAAACTTTAGAGTTTATGCAGCAAGCAATTGATGATCTTGAAAACGAATTCCCAAAAGCTGAGCTATCAATTGATGGCATGGTAGAGCAGAAAATATTAAACGGCGAAGAAGATGTTGTTGGTTTTATTGCGGCAGAGCTTCATAAAACAAGAGATAAAGACAAGTTACTTGGTCGCACCAGCTTTGGAGTCCATAAAAGCGACTTTTTAGTTAAACATAAACACAAGAATATCTTAGCAAAATTTTGTTCTACCGGTGAGCAGAAAGCTATTTTAATTGCAATAATACTTGCCGAGATGAATTATGCTATAAAGTTAACTAAAACAGCTCCTATTTTGCTTTTAGATGAAGTATTTGTTCATTTAGATGATAGAAGACGAAACTATTTAACCGAATTTTTTATAAGTATCAATCTACAATTATGGGTCACAGCCACCGATTTAAAAGGAATAGAAGAGTTTGGAAATAAATCTCAGTTGATTAAATTATAG
- a CDS encoding tetratricopeptide repeat protein produces the protein MKKKLTNEEVDRLKNIMEAQEATIIKEESVSLENTYDSEVVATMLSIINEYMQPYAREFKENAIKGRYYLDAGHKLFNQGDYQTAMFAYKKAFECGNVKYESGKTHFELNFDVEPFLAIGSVFEIEEQYDKAMAFYNKAIKQKDNFQISESTTVMFENQLDYYNKSLAKAYCYKALLLEKLKAIDEALQNLDEAIKYNKFSCIAYWEKANILKEAGQFDKAIAVYDELMTHKGNMSDNDRVVTETYHYIRHNF, from the coding sequence ATGAAAAAGAAATTAACTAACGAAGAAGTTGATAGATTAAAAAATATCATGGAAGCACAAGAAGCAACTATTATTAAGGAAGAATCAGTAAGTTTAGAAAATACATATGATAGTGAAGTAGTAGCAACTATGTTGAGCATAATAAATGAATATATGCAACCTTATGCTCGGGAATTTAAAGAAAATGCAATTAAGGGGCGGTACTATCTTGATGCAGGTCATAAACTATTTAATCAGGGTGATTATCAAACAGCAATGTTTGCCTATAAGAAAGCTTTCGAATGTGGAAACGTAAAGTATGAGAGTGGAAAAACACATTTTGAGCTTAATTTTGATGTTGAGCCATTTTTAGCTATAGGAAGTGTTTTTGAAATTGAAGAGCAATATGATAAAGCAATGGCATTCTATAATAAAGCCATAAAACAAAAAGATAATTTTCAAATTTCAGAAAGTACAACAGTGATGTTTGAAAATCAACTTGATTATTATAATAAATCTCTTGCAAAAGCTTATTGTTATAAAGCTCTATTATTAGAAAAATTGAAAGCAATTGATGAAGCTTTGCAAAATCTTGATGAAGCCATAAAATATAATAAGTTTTCATGTATAGCTTATTGGGAAAAAGCAAACATTTTAAAAGAAGCAGGACAGTTTGATAAAGCAATAGCAGTTTATGATGAATTGATGACCCACAAAGGAAATATGAGCGATAACGATAGAGTTGTCACTGAAACTTATCATTATATAAGGCACAACTTTTAA
- the mnmE gene encoding tRNA uridine-5-carboxymethylaminomethyl(34) synthesis GTPase MnmE produces the protein METIFAQSSSFGKAGVAVFRVSGTKSLEVLKLLTGKSNFKPRFMYYQKLTSPESNDLIDNAMVVYFKAPNSFTGEDVVEIHTHGSKAISIMLTNALLNIPGVRLAEAGEFTKRAFLNNKFDLTAAEGIADLINAETIMQHKQAIRQAGGALEELYNSWRSQLLRIISLLEAYIDFPDEDIPESVLKDVTNTHKTLINTISEYLNDNRKGELLRSGLKLAIIGPPNAGKSSLLNFLMRRDIAIVSNIAGTTRDIIEGHLDIGGYPIILQDTAGIRGESNDVIEQEGIKRAIDSAKKADIKIVMFDAETLDSAVNEDITGLIDENTIVIINKIDLIPENRIFNIENKYRCLKVSIKNNIALPSILKNIEEIAENMAGFTETPYITNERHRHHLKQALVYLKDFNLDNDLVLATEDIRMTMRRIGAITGIIDVEEILGEIFKNFCIGK, from the coding sequence ATGGAAACGATATTTGCACAAAGCTCTAGCTTTGGTAAGGCAGGGGTAGCAGTTTTTAGAGTTTCTGGGACTAAAAGTTTAGAGGTTTTAAAGTTACTAACTGGTAAATCTAATTTTAAACCACGCTTTATGTATTACCAAAAACTTACTTCCCCAGAAAGCAATGACTTAATCGATAATGCTATGGTTGTTTATTTCAAAGCACCTAATAGCTTTACCGGCGAAGATGTGGTGGAAATTCATACGCACGGTAGTAAAGCCATCTCTATAATGCTTACGAATGCTTTACTAAATATACCAGGCGTTCGTTTAGCAGAAGCAGGGGAATTCACCAAAAGAGCTTTTCTAAATAATAAATTCGATTTAACGGCAGCAGAGGGCATTGCCGATTTAATTAATGCTGAAACAATTATGCAACATAAACAGGCAATTAGGCAAGCAGGGGGAGCACTTGAAGAGCTATATAATAGCTGGCGAAGTCAGTTGCTGCGGATTATATCTTTACTTGAGGCTTATATAGATTTTCCTGACGAAGATATACCGGAAAGTGTATTAAAAGACGTTACAAATACTCATAAAACACTTATAAACACAATATCCGAATATCTTAATGATAACAGAAAAGGGGAATTGCTTAGAAGTGGGTTAAAGCTTGCAATTATAGGACCACCGAATGCTGGCAAGTCTAGCCTACTTAATTTCCTGATGCGAAGAGATATTGCAATTGTCTCAAATATAGCAGGTACTACTAGAGATATAATAGAGGGACATTTGGATATAGGCGGATACCCTATTATTTTGCAAGATACAGCAGGTATAAGAGGCGAAAGCAATGATGTTATAGAACAAGAGGGGATAAAGAGGGCAATAGATTCAGCAAAAAAAGCTGATATTAAAATTGTGATGTTCGATGCTGAGACTTTAGACTCCGCAGTCAATGAAGATATAACAGGTTTGATTGATGAGAATACTATTGTAATAATTAATAAAATTGACCTTATTCCCGAAAATAGAATATTTAATATAGAAAATAAATATAGATGCTTAAAGGTTTCAATTAAAAACAATATAGCTTTACCGAGTATATTAAAAAATATTGAAGAAATTGCTGAAAATATGGCAGGTTTTACTGAAACGCCTTATATAACAAATGAACGCCACCGCCATCACCTTAAACAAGCTCTCGTCTATCTAAAAGATTTTAACCTCGATAATGATTTAGTTCTAGCAACTGAAGATATCAGAATGACTATGCGTAGAATAGGTGCTATTACAGGCATTATTGATGTTGAAGAAATCCTCGGCGAGATATTTAAGAATTTCTGTATAGGGAAGTGA
- a CDS encoding helix-turn-helix domain-containing protein, with the protein MSSMLKRTRLDLGKTLNQVSLDLKIRKKYLIALEEGKLDVLPGEVYVKGYLKLYLDYLNIRYRNAEQLETKKNNEQEKLLSRNKNKALVNYRHKKQLIFMSIVMLSIIIIIYPFIELA; encoded by the coding sequence ATGTCATCAATGCTTAAGCGGACCAGATTAGATTTGGGTAAAACCTTAAACCAAGTATCTCTAGATTTAAAAATTAGAAAAAAATATTTAATAGCTTTAGAAGAAGGGAAATTAGATGTTTTACCAGGGGAAGTATATGTAAAAGGTTATCTAAAATTATATTTAGATTACCTTAACATAAGATATCGTAATGCTGAGCAGTTAGAAACTAAAAAAAATAATGAACAAGAAAAATTATTAAGCAGAAATAAAAATAAAGCCTTAGTAAATTATAGACACAAAAAACAGTTGATATTTATGTCTATTGTAATGTTATCTATTATTATAATAATTTATCCATTTATAGAGTTAGCTTAA
- a CDS encoding cell division protein ZapA, which produces MAIVTITLNNKNFQLYCNSGEEEKLLFLANKLNEKISEIKAVNPAASFDLLLVIALLNAQSEITHLANKIETNSLQKNSQDEEKFAETLSTIAGYLENLARKMEK; this is translated from the coding sequence ATGGCAATTGTTACGATAACGTTAAATAATAAAAACTTTCAATTATATTGTAATAGTGGTGAAGAGGAAAAATTATTATTTTTAGCAAATAAATTAAATGAAAAAATAAGCGAAATCAAAGCAGTAAATCCGGCTGCATCATTTGATTTGTTGCTTGTTATAGCCCTACTTAATGCTCAATCCGAAATAACACATCTTGCTAATAAGATTGAGACCAATAGTCTTCAAAAAAATTCCCAAGACGAAGAAAAATTTGCAGAAACTTTATCCACTATAGCAGGTTATCTAGAAAACCTTGCACGCAAAATGGAAAAGTGA